One Rhodanobacteraceae bacterium DNA segment encodes these proteins:
- the hisF gene encoding imidazole glycerol phosphate synthase subunit HisF yields MIARRLIPCLDVRDGQVVKGVRFRDHVVMGEILDLAMRYRDDGADELVFYDITASPEGRSVDREWVQRVARSIDIPFCVAGGIRSVADARAVLYAGADKISVNSPALESPELIDALSAEFGAQCIVVGIDSREVDGEWRVNQYTGDPSKMRELARRTLDWVREVQQRGAGEIVLNCMNVDGVRQGYDLPQLKAVRGICQVPLIASGGAGAMSHFAEVFEQADVDGALAASVFHSGEIAIPQLKAELAHAGISIRQA; encoded by the coding sequence ATGATCGCCCGCCGACTGATTCCATGCCTGGACGTGCGCGATGGTCAGGTGGTCAAGGGCGTGCGTTTCCGCGATCACGTGGTGATGGGGGAGATCCTCGATCTGGCCATGCGCTACCGCGATGACGGCGCCGATGAACTGGTGTTCTACGACATCACCGCCAGCCCCGAGGGACGCAGTGTCGATCGCGAATGGGTGCAGCGGGTGGCCCGCAGCATCGACATCCCCTTCTGCGTGGCCGGTGGCATCCGCAGCGTTGCCGACGCCCGGGCGGTGCTCTACGCCGGCGCCGACAAGATTTCGGTGAATTCGCCGGCGCTGGAATCACCGGAACTGATCGACGCGCTCTCGGCCGAATTTGGTGCTCAGTGCATTGTCGTCGGCATCGATTCGCGCGAGGTCGATGGTGAATGGCGGGTCAACCAGTACACCGGTGATCCCAGCAAGATGCGCGAGCTGGCGCGGCGGACGCTGGACTGGGTGCGCGAAGTACAACAGCGTGGCGCCGGGGAGATCGTGCTCAACTGCATGAATGTCGACGGTGTCCGCCAGGGCTACGACCTGCCGCAGCTCAAAGCCGTGCGGGGCATCTGCCAGGTGCCGTTGATTGCCTCTGGCGGTGCCGGGGCGATGTCACACTTCGCCGAGGTCTTCGAGCAGGCCGATGTCGACGGCGCGCTGGCGGCCAGTGTGTTTC
- the hisA gene encoding 1-(5-phosphoribosyl)-5-[(5-phosphoribosylamino)methylideneamino]imidazole-4-carboxamide isomerase — MKIYPAIDLRGGRVVRLQKGDYDREQRYELDPLALARSYAEAGAEWLHVVDLDGARSGDSANLAAIETIANQVPIRVQAGGGVRSEADFIRFVDAGVSRVVVGSFAVRDPQAARALRVRYGADSLTLALDARVDEHQVFRIATAGWRTLESVALDQMLQDFADDGFAHFLVTDIDRDGMLAGPNVALYRHLRALAPQAAILASGGVQGLDDLAELRQVGVAGVVIGKALLDGRFSLTEALA, encoded by the coding sequence ATGAAGATCTACCCAGCCATTGATCTGCGCGGCGGCCGGGTGGTGCGCCTGCAGAAGGGCGATTACGACCGCGAACAGCGCTATGAACTGGATCCACTGGCCCTGGCACGCTCCTATGCGGAGGCCGGTGCCGAATGGTTGCATGTGGTGGATCTGGATGGTGCCAGATCCGGCGACAGCGCCAATCTTGCGGCCATCGAGACCATTGCCAATCAGGTGCCGATCAGGGTGCAGGCTGGCGGCGGTGTACGCAGCGAAGCGGACTTCATCCGCTTCGTCGATGCCGGGGTCTCGCGGGTGGTAGTCGGCAGCTTTGCAGTGCGTGATCCGCAGGCAGCGCGGGCGCTGCGGGTGCGTTACGGCGCCGACAGTCTGACCCTGGCGCTGGACGCGCGGGTGGACGAGCACCAGGTCTTCCGCATTGCCACCGCCGGCTGGCGCACGCTGGAGAGTGTGGCCCTGGACCAGATGCTGCAGGACTTCGCCGACGACGGATTCGCGCACTTTCTGGTCACCGACATCGACCGCGACGGCATGCTGGCTGGCCCGAACGTGGCGCTCTATCGGCATCTGCGCGCACTGGCGCCGCAGGCGGCCATCCTCGCCTCGGGAGGTGTGCAGGGCCTCGACGATCTCGCCGAGCTGCGCCAGGTCGGTGTCGCCGGAGTGGTTATCGGCAAGGCGCTGCTGGATGGGCGCTTCAGCCTGACCGAGGCACTGGCATGA
- the hisH gene encoding imidazole glycerol phosphate synthase subunit HisH: MSAVVVIDSGVANVGSVVAALERAQAQVVVSRDWEIIRQAPRVLLPGVGSAAAAMRELARLDLVDRLPGLVQPVLGVCLGMQLLFDESEEGVGDAQPAAVRCLGMLPGRVDRLPASPGIRIPHMGWNNLLPRRAHPLVAGLDQRDYAYFVHSFAVAEGEHTLMACQHGVEFSAIVARGNFMGAQFHPERSAAVGARLLRNFLSLDVESQYR; this comes from the coding sequence GTGAGCGCGGTCGTCGTCATTGACTCGGGGGTCGCCAATGTCGGCTCGGTGGTTGCGGCCCTGGAGCGCGCTCAGGCCCAGGTGGTCGTCAGTCGTGATTGGGAAATCATCCGCCAGGCACCGCGCGTGCTGCTGCCCGGTGTGGGTTCGGCCGCTGCTGCCATGCGCGAACTGGCGCGGCTGGATCTGGTCGATCGGCTGCCCGGCTTGGTGCAGCCGGTGCTCGGCGTGTGCCTCGGCATGCAGTTGCTCTTTGATGAGTCGGAGGAGGGTGTCGGCGACGCGCAGCCAGCAGCGGTTCGCTGCCTGGGCATGCTGCCGGGACGGGTGGACCGTCTGCCGGCCAGCCCCGGTATCCGCATTCCGCACATGGGTTGGAACAATCTGCTGCCGCGACGGGCGCACCCGCTGGTCGCCGGACTGGATCAGCGCGACTACGCCTATTTCGTGCACAGCTTTGCCGTGGCCGAGGGCGAGCACACGCTGATGGCCTGTCAGCACGGCGTCGAGTTTTCGGCCATCGTCGCCCGTGGCAATTTCATGGGCGCACAGTTTCATCCCGAGCGCTCGGCGGCAGTCGGGGCGCGCCTGTTGCGAAATTTCCTTTCCCTGGACGTGGAATCTCAGTACCGATGA
- the hisB gene encoding bifunctional histidinol-phosphatase/imidazoleglycerol-phosphate dehydratase HisB, protein MRKILFIDRDGTLIEEPADEQIDSIEKFRLLPDVIVPLKRLADAGYELVMVSNQDGLGTSSFPEETFWPPQNLLLHILESQGIRFAAIKVDRHFAHEPSDTRKPKVGMMLDYLADPGWDRSRSAVIGDRDTDLQFAKNLGVAGIRCGPGGLSWPEIARQLLDAPRTARIERVTKETRIEVEVDLDSERAPQISTGLGFFDHMLEQLGKHGGFGLTLKCQGDLHIDEHHTVEDSALALGQALRQALGDKRGIGRYGFTLPMDETLAEAALDLSGRAWFEFEGQFGREQVGGLPTEMVTHFFRSLCDTLGANLHLSVKGENTHHQIEACFKVVARTFRQAFRREGDTLPSTKGVL, encoded by the coding sequence ATGCGAAAAATCCTGTTCATAGACCGCGATGGCACCCTGATCGAAGAGCCTGCCGACGAGCAGATCGATTCGATCGAGAAGTTCCGTCTGTTGCCCGATGTCATCGTGCCGCTCAAGCGGCTGGCGGATGCCGGCTATGAGCTGGTCATGGTCAGCAATCAGGATGGTCTGGGTACGTCGAGCTTTCCCGAGGAGACCTTCTGGCCGCCGCAGAATCTGCTGCTGCACATTCTGGAGTCCCAGGGCATTCGCTTTGCGGCCATCAAGGTCGATCGCCACTTTGCGCACGAGCCCAGTGATACCCGAAAGCCCAAGGTCGGCATGATGCTCGACTATCTGGCCGATCCGGGTTGGGATCGCTCGCGCAGCGCGGTGATCGGCGACCGCGACACCGATCTGCAGTTTGCGAAGAATCTGGGCGTGGCCGGCATCCGCTGCGGTCCGGGTGGGTTGTCCTGGCCCGAGATCGCGCGCCAGCTGCTGGACGCACCGCGCACGGCCCGGATCGAGCGGGTGACCAAGGAAACTCGGATCGAGGTCGAGGTCGATCTGGATTCGGAGCGGGCGCCGCAGATCTCGACCGGCCTCGGCTTCTTCGATCACATGCTGGAGCAGCTGGGCAAGCACGGTGGCTTCGGGTTGACGCTGAAGTGCCAAGGCGATCTGCATATCGACGAGCACCACACGGTCGAGGATTCCGCGCTGGCGCTCGGTCAGGCGCTGCGGCAGGCGCTCGGCGACAAGCGCGGCATCGGTCGCTACGGCTTCACGCTGCCCATGGACGAAACTCTGGCCGAGGCGGCGCTGGACCTGTCCGGGCGGGCCTGGTTCGAGTTCGAGGGGCAGTTCGGGCGAGAGCAGGTCGGTGGCCTGCCCACCGAGATGGTCACGCACTTCTTCCGTTCGCTCTGTGACACGCTCGGCGCCAACCTGCATCTCAGTGTCAAGGGAGAGAACACCCACCACCAGATCGAGGCCTGCTTCAAAGTGGTGGCCCGCACCTTCCGCCAGGCTTTCCGGCGCGAGGGCGACACGCTGCCGAGCACCAAGGGCGTGCTGTGA
- the hisC gene encoding histidinol-phosphate transaminase, whose protein sequence is MSVLDLARPELLALKPYSSARMEAGSAAVMLNANESPYAPFVGDTWALNRYPDPQPRALLEQLAQSYGVTTEQLFIGRGSDEAIDLLVRAFCRAGQDAVLISPPTFGMYAVAAGVQGAAVLSVPLTADNDFKPDFDALRATALAEPVKLVFVCTPNNPTGGSVAADAIAALAADLAGRALVVVDEAYAEFADVPSLTTRMPQLPNLVVLRTLSKAYGLAGARLGVLIASSEIIALIRRIMAPYPVPTPCLAAALSAFSDEASAARTTHLAQTRSERVRVQAALASHPAVRQQWPSDANFIAFRVDEAHVSWQRLQQAGVIVRDVSHYLGLANCLRVSIGTPAENDAFLAALS, encoded by the coding sequence GTGAGCGTGCTCGATCTGGCACGCCCGGAACTGCTGGCGCTCAAGCCCTACAGCTCGGCGCGCATGGAAGCGGGCAGCGCGGCCGTGATGCTGAATGCCAATGAATCGCCCTATGCGCCCTTTGTGGGCGATACCTGGGCACTCAATCGCTATCCCGATCCACAACCGCGCGCGCTGCTGGAGCAACTTGCGCAAAGCTATGGCGTGACTACCGAACAGTTGTTCATCGGCCGCGGCAGCGATGAGGCCATCGATCTGCTGGTGCGGGCCTTCTGTCGTGCCGGTCAGGATGCGGTGCTGATCTCGCCGCCGACCTTCGGCATGTATGCGGTGGCCGCGGGCGTGCAGGGCGCTGCGGTATTGAGCGTGCCGCTGACGGCGGACAACGACTTCAAACCGGACTTTGACGCCCTTCGGGCAACGGCCTTGGCTGAGCCGGTCAAGCTGGTCTTCGTCTGCACACCCAACAATCCCACTGGCGGCAGCGTCGCCGCCGATGCGATTGCCGCGCTGGCTGCTGATCTGGCGGGTCGTGCGCTGGTGGTCGTCGACGAGGCCTATGCCGAGTTTGCCGATGTCCCATCCCTCACGACCAGGATGCCGCAGCTGCCCAATCTGGTCGTGCTGCGGACCTTGTCCAAGGCCTACGGTCTGGCTGGCGCCAGACTGGGTGTGCTGATTGCATCCTCCGAGATCATCGCCCTGATCCGCCGCATCATGGCTCCGTATCCAGTGCCCACGCCCTGTCTGGCCGCGGCCCTGTCGGCATTCTCTGATGAGGCCAGCGCTGCGCGCACCACGCATCTGGCGCAGACGCGCAGCGAGCGCGTCCGCGTGCAGGCGGCGCTGGCCTCGCATCCAGCCGTGCGCCAGCAGTGGCCGAGCGACGCCAATTTCATCGCCTTCCGCGTGGATGAGGCGCACGTCAGTTGGCAAAGGCTGCAGCAGGCCGGTGTGATCGTCCGCGATGTCAGTCATTACCTCGGACTGGCTAATTGCCTGCGTGTCAGCATCGGTACCCCGGCCGAGAACGATGCCTTTCTGGCGGCCTTGTCGTGA
- the hisD gene encoding histidinol dehydrogenase has protein sequence MQMLDWASATPAQREAVLARPASSSSAELQAAVERVLEQVKADGDGALRALTRRFDGCELASFEVTPEEFAAAAGQLSVELKQAIEDSRHRIERFHRETRPQPMALSTAPGVMCERLPLPIVNVGLYVPAGSAPLPSTALMLCTPARLAGCRQIVLCTPPRSDGSADPAVLFAAHACGVTRVFKLGGAQAIAAMAYGTESVPRCDKLFGPGNAYVTAAKMRVSQQQGGPAIDMPAGPSEVLVVADAMADAEFVAADLLSQAEHGHDSQALLVTPSRELLETVNEALRELLEGLSRSNQATASLAHGRAILVQDLQQAIEVSNAYAPEHLILNVADPRRLLLSVDNAGSVFLGRYTPESLGDYTSGTNHVLPTYGHARTLSGLSVQSFQKLVTVQEASAEGLKAIGPTAITMAQAEGLSAHALAVQLRLRAIASEGRP, from the coding sequence ATGCAGATGCTGGATTGGGCCAGCGCCACGCCCGCGCAGCGTGAGGCAGTCCTGGCGCGTCCGGCGAGCAGCAGCAGTGCCGAGCTGCAGGCCGCGGTCGAGCGGGTGCTGGAACAGGTCAAGGCCGATGGCGATGGCGCCTTGCGGGCATTGACGCGGCGCTTCGATGGTTGCGAACTGGCCAGTTTCGAGGTCACGCCGGAGGAATTCGCCGCCGCCGCCGGCCAACTCAGCGTAGAGCTGAAACAGGCCATCGAGGATTCGCGTCACCGCATTGAACGCTTTCATCGTGAAACCCGTCCTCAACCGATGGCGCTGTCGACCGCGCCGGGCGTGATGTGCGAGCGCCTGCCGCTGCCCATCGTCAATGTGGGATTGTATGTGCCGGCCGGCAGCGCTCCGCTGCCGTCGACGGCGTTGATGCTGTGCACGCCGGCGCGGCTGGCGGGATGCCGCCAGATCGTGCTGTGCACGCCGCCGCGCAGCGACGGCAGCGCCGATCCGGCGGTGCTGTTTGCGGCCCACGCCTGCGGCGTGACCCGGGTCTTCAAGCTCGGTGGCGCCCAGGCAATCGCGGCCATGGCCTACGGCACCGAGAGTGTGCCCCGATGCGACAAGCTGTTCGGTCCCGGCAATGCCTATGTCACGGCGGCCAAGATGCGGGTGTCGCAGCAACAGGGCGGCCCGGCCATCGACATGCCTGCAGGACCTTCGGAAGTGCTGGTGGTGGCCGATGCCATGGCCGATGCCGAATTTGTCGCGGCTGATCTGCTCTCGCAGGCCGAACATGGTCACGATTCGCAGGCCCTGCTGGTCACGCCCAGTCGGGAGCTGCTGGAGACTGTCAACGAGGCGCTGCGCGAATTGCTGGAAGGTCTGTCCCGATCGAATCAGGCCACGGCCTCGCTGGCCCATGGTCGGGCCATTCTGGTGCAGGATCTGCAGCAGGCTATCGAAGTCTCGAATGCCTACGCGCCCGAGCACCTGATCCTCAATGTCGCCGATCCTCGGCGGCTACTGCTGTCGGTGGACAACGCCGGTTCGGTGTTCCTGGGCCGCTATACGCCCGAATCGCTCGGCGACTACACCAGTGGCACCAATCATGTACTGCCGACTTACGGCCATGCGCGCACGCTGAGTGGCTTGTCGGTGCAGAGTTTCCAGAAACTGGTGACGGTCCAGGAAGCCAGCGCCGAAGGCCTCAAGGCCATTGGCCCCACCGCCATCACCATGGCTCAGGCCGAAGGCCTGTCCGCACATGCGCTGGCCGTGCAGCTGCGTTTGCGGGCGATTGCCAGCGAGGGTCGGCCGTGA
- a CDS encoding ATP phosphoribosyltransferase has protein sequence MKTMTKPRDRLRIAVQKSGRLSESSQDLLGRCGLKFRQSRDKLFCFGESMPIDLLLVRDDDIPGLIAQGVCELGIVGRNVSAEQVLEGGPGSVAPFAELRELGFGRCRLSIAVPQEEGYEGPQDLAGRRIATSYPNLLRDYLSHNGVEADIVVLNGSVEIAPRLGTADLICDLVSSGATLIANQLREVVSILDSQAVLIGAPQDYADERTELRELLLRRIDGVIRVRETKLVLLQVGRAQLGAVLAALPKGDPPSVSRLEAPADTLSVQAICHEAINWQHMEDLKRAGATQLVVLPVEKMLA, from the coding sequence ATGAAGACCATGACCAAACCCAGAGATCGACTTCGCATTGCCGTACAGAAATCCGGACGACTGTCGGAGTCCTCGCAGGATCTGCTGGGCCGCTGCGGCCTCAAGTTCCGTCAGAGCCGGGACAAGCTGTTCTGCTTTGGCGAGTCGATGCCCATCGATCTGTTGCTGGTGCGCGATGACGATATCCCCGGGCTGATTGCCCAAGGCGTTTGCGAACTCGGCATTGTCGGCCGCAATGTCTCGGCAGAGCAGGTGCTGGAGGGTGGACCGGGCAGCGTTGCGCCCTTCGCCGAGCTGCGCGAATTGGGCTTCGGGCGCTGCCGCTTGTCGATAGCGGTGCCGCAGGAGGAAGGCTACGAGGGTCCGCAGGACCTGGCAGGGCGGCGCATCGCCACCAGCTATCCGAATCTGCTGCGCGACTACCTGAGTCACAACGGGGTCGAGGCCGACATCGTGGTGCTCAACGGTTCGGTCGAGATCGCGCCGCGCCTGGGCACGGCCGATCTGATCTGCGATCTGGTGTCCTCCGGTGCCACCCTGATTGCCAATCAGCTGCGCGAAGTGGTCTCCATTCTGGACAGTCAGGCGGTGCTGATCGGGGCGCCGCAGGATTACGCCGACGAACGAACTGAACTGCGTGAGCTGCTGTTACGCAGAATTGACGGTGTCATCAGGGTGCGTGAGACCAAACTGGTGTTGCTGCAGGTGGGCCGTGCGCAACTCGGTGCGGTTCTGGCGGCCCTGCCCAAGGGTGATCCGCCGTCGGTGTCGCGACTGGAAGCGCCCGCAGACACCTTGTCGGTGCAGGCGATCTGCCACGAGGCCATCAACTGGCAGCACATGGAAGACCTGAAACGAGCCGGGGCCACTCAATTGGTGGTGCTGCCGGTGGAGAAGATGCTGGCATGA
- a CDS encoding DNA-binding transcriptional regulator: MKRRAVQPETSDTASLDFLCEAMMSMRTVEEMRAFLRDLTTPAELEALTDRWRVVPYLLREVAYREIHDRTAVSVTTIGRVARFLVGEQGGYALAAKRLQRKGRWPPSETD, from the coding sequence ATGAAACGTCGAGCGGTACAGCCAGAAACCTCCGACACCGCTTCGCTGGATTTTCTCTGCGAGGCGATGATGTCGATGCGCACGGTGGAGGAGATGCGCGCCTTTCTGCGCGATCTGACCACGCCCGCGGAACTTGAGGCGCTCACCGATCGCTGGCGTGTGGTTCCCTATCTGCTGCGCGAAGTGGCCTACCGCGAGATCCATGATCGCACGGCGGTCAGCGTCACCACCATCGGTCGTGTCGCCCGGTTTCTGGTGGGAGAGCAGGGGGGTTACGCGCTGGCAGCCAAGCGCCTGCAGCGCAAGGGTCGCTGGCCGCCTTCGGAAACCGACTGA
- a CDS encoding hydroxymethylglutaryl-CoA lyase, whose protein sequence is MTDKHIRLVEVGPRDGLQNEARHLPTASKIELIERLAAAGHRTVEATSFVSPKWVPQMADAADVYAGLQQRPGVAYPVLVPNLQGYERARAVGVAEIAVFGAASEAFSQRNINASIAESLARFAPVIERARADQVRVRGYVSTVLGCPYQGEVPLSDVVRVARTLYQMGCYEISLGDTIGVGTAGKARAMLKAVATEVPMVALAVHFHDTYGQALANTLACVEEGVRVVDASVAGLGGCPYAAGASGNVASEDVVYLLHGLGMETGIDLSALVETGRWISTLLQRNNGSKVGLAFKKTA, encoded by the coding sequence ATGACTGACAAGCATATCCGCCTGGTGGAAGTTGGCCCCCGCGACGGTTTGCAGAACGAAGCCCGGCACTTGCCCACGGCCAGCAAGATCGAACTGATCGAGCGACTGGCGGCGGCGGGCCATCGCACGGTCGAGGCCACCAGCTTCGTCAGCCCCAAATGGGTACCGCAGATGGCCGATGCTGCCGACGTCTATGCCGGACTGCAGCAGCGGCCAGGCGTGGCCTATCCGGTGCTGGTTCCGAACCTGCAGGGCTATGAGCGCGCGCGCGCGGTGGGTGTGGCCGAGATAGCGGTGTTTGGCGCCGCCTCCGAAGCCTTCAGTCAGCGCAACATCAATGCCTCCATCGCCGAGTCGCTCGCCCGATTTGCGCCGGTGATCGAGCGTGCCCGCGCTGACCAGGTGCGCGTGCGCGGCTATGTTTCCACGGTGCTTGGCTGTCCCTACCAGGGCGAAGTCCCCTTGTCCGACGTAGTCCGGGTGGCGCGCACGCTGTATCAGATGGGCTGCTACGAGATTTCCCTGGGCGACACGATAGGCGTCGGCACGGCTGGCAAGGCCCGGGCCATGCTGAAGGCAGTGGCCACGGAGGTGCCGATGGTGGCGCTGGCCGTGCACTTCCACGACACTTACGGGCAGGCGCTGGCCAATACCCTGGCCTGTGTCGAGGAAGGCGTGCGCGTGGTCGACGCCTCGGTTGCAGGCCTTGGCGGATGTCCCTATGCCGCCGGCGCCAGCGGCAACGTCGCCAGCGAGGATGTGGTCTACCTGCTGCACGGCCTGGGCATGGAGACCGGTATCGATCTGTCCGCACTGGTGGAGACCGGCCGCTGGATCAGCACCCTGTTGCAACGAAACAATGGCAGCAAGGTGGGCCTGGCGTTCAAGAAGACGGCCTGA